From Miscanthus floridulus cultivar M001 chromosome 15, ASM1932011v1, whole genome shotgun sequence, the proteins below share one genomic window:
- the LOC136509070 gene encoding homeobox-leucine zipper protein HOX7-like yields MELELSLGVSPALAKGTVKHMLTCTRAGDAEGHELVLELGLRTAKGDELNSQKTSMQPEDMQEEDLYKGCPLPTASAETGSVNSFLLVEVPVRQAAKDNGGFGGRTKKKLRLSKELYGFLEDSFKEHSTLTPRQNSDLASRLNLGPRQVAIWFQNRRARTKLQQTKEDWDNLKRGCAELTQENRRLQGEVAELRALLTNPASFTATNQLLRSVRHCPIS; encoded by the exons ATGGAACTTGAGCTTAGTCTAGGGGTTTCTCCGGCTCTAGCAAAGGGCACTGTCAAGCATATGCTGACATGTACACGCGCAGGCGATGCAGAAGGCCATGAGCTTGTGCTAGAACTAGGACTACGGACAGCCAAAGGAGACGAACTAAACAGTCAGAAGACATCCATGCAACCAGAAGACATGCAGGAAGAAGATCTTTACAAAGGCTGCCCTCTACCAACTGCCTCTGCAGAAACAG GGAGTGTGAACTCATTCTTGCTGGTGGAAGTTCCTGTGCGCCAGGCAGCTAAAGACAACGGTGGGTTTGGTGGTAGAACCAAGAAAAAGCTGAGGCTGAGCAAGGAGCTGTATGGGTTCCTGGAGGACAGCTTCAAGGAGCACAGCACCCTGACGCCA AGACAGAATAGTGATTTAGCGAGCCGGCTCAACCTTGGACCACGGCAAGTGGCGATCTGGTTTCAAAACAGAAGAGCTCG GACAAAGCTGCAGCAAACCAAGGAGGACTGGGACAACCTGAAACGTGGCTGCGCGGAGCTAACACAGGAGAACCGAAGGCTCCAGGGAGAGGTCGCGGAACTGCGTGCCTTGCTTACCAACCCTGCAAGTTTTACAGCCACCAACCAGCTGCTCCGTTCCGTTCGGCACTGCCCTATCAGCTGA